In Canis lupus dingo isolate Sandy chromosome 1, ASM325472v2, whole genome shotgun sequence, a single genomic region encodes these proteins:
- the LOC112643781 gene encoding DDT domain-containing protein DDB_G0282237-like yields MEQQATLWKFSKGETNDKKKKKKKKKKKKEKEKEKEKEKEKEKEKEKEKEKEKEKEKRKIPQRAALFQSWGLGPKFRCGNTVVDRALLSWSL; encoded by the exons ATGGAGCAGCAAGCAACTCTATGGAAATTCTCAAAGG GGGAAACCAatgacaagaagaagaagaagaagaagaagaagaagaagaaggagaaggagaaggagaaggagaaggagaaggagaaggagaaggagaaggagaaggagaaggagaaggagaaggagaaggagaaaagaaaaatcccacaGAGAGCAGCATTGTTCCAGAGCTGGGGTCTTGGGCCAAAATTTAGATGTGGCAACACAGTGGTGGACAGGGCCTTACTCAGCTGGAGCTTGTGA